In Neoarius graeffei isolate fNeoGra1 chromosome 17, fNeoGra1.pri, whole genome shotgun sequence, a single window of DNA contains:
- the tekt1 gene encoding tektin-1, whose protein sequence is MSRVLKAPPKVLPSEWKHANYVHFRRAEVVRAHSEQLTARCKTLIEETKKSVRNMQQDANNSLEQRLKDIKFWKQELEQKLQKMAQESEQLLTIKNRVERALGSCSEPLQVTLNCLNERQKRVEIDLVHDVVDEELLKEKAVIEGVMSLLKRTLEQITEQIRLNHSAKYNLEKDLHDKFQAERIDDYCSLLSNTKPSVEGQTGAGESATGGPAVTPQEWETFSNANISKAEKERNNSASLRAMVENLLMQTAADMKRQNEATSSALTQRIYETRSAKTQLENQLNKLFVEIASQEQNISSLKVALADKEGPLKVAQTQLHARSQRPRVELCNDTAHKCLLLEVQQIKDHISRLKESLAESEIELRTLNRNQLLLEEEIKVKSNSLYIDEVTCIRLRQPITIHAF, encoded by the exons ATGTCTCGGGTATTAAAAGCACCTCCTAAGGTTTTGCCTTCTGAGTGGAAACATGCGAACTACGTGCACTTCAGGAGAGCAGAGGTTGTGCGAGCACACTCGGAGCAACTCACGGCTAGATGTAAGACACTGATCGAGGAGACCAAGAAGTCAGTGAGAAACATGCAGCAGGATGCGAACAACAGTCTTG AGCAGAGACTTAAAGATATTAAGTTCTGGAAGCAGGAGCTGGAGCAGAAACTGCAAAAGATGGCTCAGGAGAGCGAGCAGCTCCTGACTATCAAGAACCGGGTAGAGCGAGCTTTGGGGAGTTGCTCTGAGCCTCTCCAAGTCACCCTGAACTGTCTGAATGAGAG GCAGAAGCGGGTGGAGATAGACCTGGTTCATGACGTGGTGGACGAGGAGCTCCTGAAGGAAAAGGCCGTGATCGAGGGGGTGATGAGTCTCCTCAAGCGCACTCTGGAGCAGATTACCGAGCAGATCAG ACTCAACCACTCAGCCAAATACAACCTCGAGAAAGATCTGCATGATAAATTTCAGGCCGAACGCATCGATGATTACTGCTCCCTGCTCAGCAACACCAAACCAAGTGTTGAGGGACAGACTGGAGCGGGAGAGAGTGCTACTGGAGG ACCCGCTGTGACTCCTCAGGAATGGGAGACGTTCTCGAACGCGAACATCAGCAAGGCAGAGAAGGAGAGGAATAATTCGGCATCTCTAAGGGCGATGGTGGAGAACTTGCTGATGCAGACGGCGGCAGACATGAAGAGGCAGAACGAGGCCACCAGCTCGGCACTGACACAGCGCATATACGAGACCAGAAGTGCTAAAACGCAGCTGGAAAATCAGCTGAACAAG CTGTTTGTGGAGATTGCGAGCCAGGAACAGAACATCAGCTCTCTGAAAGTGGCCCTTGCTGATAAAGAAGGGCCGCTAAAGGTGGCGCAGACACAGCTGCATGCACGCAGTCAGCGACCCAGAGTTGAGCTGTGCAACGATACCGCGCACAAATGCCTGCTCTTGGAAGTACAACAGATCAAGGACCACATCTCCAG GCTGAAAGAGAGTCTGGCCGAGTCAGAGATAGAACTCAGAACCCTGAACAGAAACCAACTGCTCCTGGAGGAGGAGATCAAGGTCAAATCAAACTCGCTGTACATCGACGAAGTGACTTGCATTCGGCTCCGTCAGCCAATCACCATTCACGCCTTCTGA